The Roseicyclus marinus genome has a segment encoding these proteins:
- a CDS encoding hydantoinase B/oxoprolinase family protein yields MTPDSIDFQIMWNRLIAVVEEQATTLIRTAFSTSVREAGDLSAGLFDRQGRMMAQAVTGTPGHVNAMAESVGHFIAGIGVENIFDGDVYLTNDPWMGTGHLHDITVVTPVFRRGCLVGFFASTAHVVDIGGRGFGPDGREVYEEGLLIPISKFAERGVVNDMLIRIVRANVRTPDQTVGDLHSLAACNAAGDRRLQAMLDEFGIDDLDGLSEFILTASRRATEAAIARVPAGTYRNAMTVDGFEAPIEMAVTLEAQGDHLTADFTGTSGMSSFGVNVPEVYTRAYACYALKCAIAPEVPNNAGSLAPFVISAPEGSILAARRPAPVSVRHVLGHLVPDVVLGALHLAMPGTVPAEGASALWNIQISARPVDPDSGLPPAEILMFNSGGTGARPTLDGLSATAFPSGVSTMSVEATEHVGPIIVWRKDLRPNSGGAGARRGGLGQVIEIGAREGYALWFNAMFDRVDHPARGREGGLPGAPGRVELADGTPLRSKGRQAIPAGARLRLSLPGGGGYGDPAGRDRRAVAEDLDAGLIDAASAARNYGTDPSDP; encoded by the coding sequence ATGACGCCTGACAGCATCGATTTCCAGATCATGTGGAACCGCCTGATCGCGGTGGTCGAGGAACAGGCAACGACACTGATCCGCACCGCCTTTTCCACCTCGGTCAGGGAGGCGGGCGATCTGTCGGCGGGATTGTTCGACCGGCAGGGGCGGATGATGGCACAGGCCGTCACCGGCACGCCGGGCCATGTGAATGCCATGGCCGAAAGCGTCGGCCATTTCATCGCGGGCATCGGGGTGGAGAATATCTTTGACGGCGATGTCTACCTGACCAATGACCCGTGGATGGGCACGGGTCATCTGCATGACATCACGGTGGTCACGCCGGTGTTCCGGCGCGGGTGCCTGGTCGGCTTTTTCGCCTCCACCGCCCATGTGGTCGATATCGGCGGGCGCGGTTTCGGCCCCGATGGGCGCGAGGTCTACGAGGAGGGGCTGCTGATCCCGATCTCGAAATTCGCGGAACGGGGCGTGGTCAACGACATGCTGATCCGCATCGTGCGCGCCAATGTCCGCACGCCCGATCAGACGGTCGGCGATCTCCATTCGCTGGCGGCCTGCAACGCGGCGGGGGACCGGCGGCTGCAGGCGATGCTCGACGAATTCGGCATCGACGATCTGGACGGATTGTCCGAGTTCATCCTGACCGCAAGTCGGCGGGCGACCGAGGCGGCGATCGCGCGCGTTCCGGCCGGAACCTATCGCAACGCGATGACAGTCGACGGGTTCGAGGCCCCGATCGAGATGGCCGTGACGCTGGAGGCGCAGGGCGACCACCTGACGGCGGATTTCACCGGCACAAGCGGGATGAGCAGTTTCGGCGTGAACGTGCCCGAGGTCTATACCCGCGCCTATGCCTGCTACGCGCTGAAATGCGCCATCGCGCCCGAAGTGCCGAACAATGCGGGCAGTCTTGCGCCCTTTGTCATTTCCGCGCCGGAAGGGTCGATCCTTGCCGCACGCCGTCCCGCGCCCGTGTCGGTGCGCCATGTTCTGGGCCACCTGGTGCCCGATGTGGTGCTGGGCGCGTTGCATCTGGCGATGCCGGGAACCGTGCCCGCCGAAGGCGCCTCGGCCTTGTGGAACATCCAGATCTCGGCGCGGCCCGTCGACCCGGACAGCGGCTTGCCGCCTGCGGAAATCCTGATGTTCAACTCGGGCGGGACGGGGGCGCGGCCCACATTGGACGGGCTGTCGGCGACGGCCTTTCCATCGGGCGTGTCCACGATGAGCGTGGAGGCGACTGAACATGTCGGGCCGATCATCGTCTGGCGCAAGGATCTGCGGCCCAATTCCGGTGGCGCGGGGGCGCGGCGCGGCGGACTGGGCCAGGTGATCGAGATCGGCGCGCGCGAGGGCTATGCGCTTTGGTTCAACGCCATGTTCGACCGGGTGGATCATCCCGCGCGGGGCCGCGAGGGCGGGCTGCCGGGTGCGCCCGGTCGGGTCGAGCTTGCCGATGGCACGCCGCTGCGGTCCAAGGGGCGGCAGGCCATTCCGGCGGGGGCACGTCTGCGCCTGTCCCTGCCGGGTGGGGGTGGTTACGGCGATCCGGCGGGGCGGGACCGCCGGGCCGTCGCGGAAGATCTGGACGCCGGGCTGATCGATGCCGCGAGTGCCGCGCGCAATTACGGCACCGACCCGTCCGATCCGTGA
- the ihfB gene encoding integration host factor subunit beta: MIRSELIQKLSDENPHLYQRDVERIVNAIFEEIIEAMASGNRVELRGFGAFSVKQRDARTGRNPRTGESVAVEEKHVPFFKAGKLLRDRLNGDA, encoded by the coding sequence ATGATACGCTCCGAGCTGATCCAGAAGCTGTCGGACGAAAACCCGCATCTCTACCAACGTGACGTCGAAAGGATCGTGAACGCGATCTTCGAAGAGATCATCGAGGCGATGGCCAGCGGCAACCGGGTGGAGTTGCGCGGCTTCGGGGCGTTTTCGGTCAAGCAGCGCGATGCCCGCACCGGCCGCAACCCGCGCACGGGCGAAAGCGTCGCGGTCGAGGAAAAGCACGTGCCTTTCTTCAAGGCCGGCAAGCTGCTACGCGATCGGTTGAACGGCGACGCGTGA
- a CDS encoding LapA family protein, with protein sequence MIILRYLKYLFLVTVALALVLMAMANRESVTLEVIPPDLAGWFGIQYAVELPLFLVVLGSVTIGVLVGFVWEWLREHRYRVEAKTHKQTARALEREVTTLKGPAQGSQDEILALVDGRSGSAR encoded by the coding sequence ATGATCATTCTGCGATACCTGAAATACCTCTTTCTCGTCACCGTCGCGCTGGCGCTTGTGCTGATGGCGATGGCCAACCGCGAGAGCGTGACGCTGGAGGTGATCCCGCCGGATCTGGCGGGCTGGTTCGGGATCCAGTACGCGGTCGAGCTGCCCTTGTTCCTTGTCGTGCTGGGGTCGGTGACCATCGGCGTTCTGGTCGGGTTCGTGTGGGAGTGGCTGCGCGAACACCGCTACCGGGTCGAGGCCAAGACCCACAAGCAGACCGCCCGCGCGCTCGAGCGCGAGGTGACGACGCTGAAGGGCCCCGCGCAGGGCAGCCAGGACGAGATCCTCGCCCTTGTCGATGGCCGGTCCGGTTCGGCCCGCTGA
- a CDS encoding phosphoribosylanthranilate isomerase has protein sequence MQTAVKFCGLTRPQDIHAAAEAGARYVGFVFFPKSPRHVTQEAARALALEVPPGIAKVALTVDADDAALDALIAEVPLDMLQLHGHESPERVAHVRARYGLPVMKALGIATARDLDQIDAYSEVADQLLIDAKPPEGADLPGGNGLSFDWRLLAGRKYWTRPWMLAGGLTPDNVAEAVRLTGARQVDVSSGVESAPGIKDAGRMAEFARALATG, from the coding sequence ATGCAGACAGCCGTCAAGTTCTGCGGCCTGACCCGGCCGCAGGATATCCATGCAGCAGCGGAGGCCGGGGCACGCTATGTGGGCTTCGTGTTTTTCCCGAAATCGCCGCGTCATGTGACGCAGGAGGCTGCGCGCGCCCTTGCGCTCGAGGTGCCGCCGGGCATTGCCAAGGTCGCCTTGACCGTCGATGCCGATGACGCGGCCCTCGATGCGCTGATCGCAGAGGTGCCGCTCGACATGCTGCAGCTTCATGGTCACGAAAGCCCCGAGCGTGTCGCCCATGTGCGCGCCCGCTACGGTCTGCCGGTGATGAAGGCGCTGGGGATCGCCACGGCCCGCGATCTGGACCAGATCGATGCCTATTCGGAGGTCGCCGACCAGCTCCTGATCGATGCCAAGCCGCCCGAGGGGGCGGATCTGCCCGGCGGCAACGGCCTGTCTTTCGACTGGCGGCTGTTGGCGGGGCGGAAATACTGGACCAGGCCGTGGATGCTGGCCGGTGGGCTGACGCCGGACAACGTGGCCGAAGCCGTGCGCCTGACCGGGGCACGGCAGGTCGATGTCTCATCCGGTGTGGAAAGCGCGCCGGGGATCAAGGATGCCGGGCGGATGGCGGAATTTGCAAGGGCATTGGCCACGGGGTGA
- a CDS encoding N-(5'-phosphoribosyl)anthranilate isomerase, with product MSMLPEHLTPEVWLEQVLSSAEARSGGVVKRQIRDIERLVGRDAFLAEAERRGFQVVQNNRHFVIFCNLMPIRRVRAVDGRSNARP from the coding sequence ATGAGCATGTTGCCCGAACATCTGACCCCCGAGGTCTGGCTGGAACAGGTCCTGTCCTCGGCCGAGGCGCGCAGTGGCGGCGTGGTCAAGCGACAGATCCGCGATATCGAGCGGCTTGTGGGGCGCGATGCCTTTCTGGCGGAGGCCGAGCGGCGCGGGTTCCAGGTGGTGCAGAACAACCGGCATTTCGTGATCTTCTGCAACCTGATGCCGATCCGCCGGGTCCGGGCGGTGGACGGGCGTTCGAACGCCCGTCCGTGA
- the trpB gene encoding tryptophan synthase subunit beta, translating to MPEDILNSFMTGPDEKGRFGDFGGRFVSETLMPLILELEAQYEHAKTDQSFWDEMDYLWKHYVGRPSPLYFAERLTERLGGAKIYFKRDELNHTGAHKINNVLGQIILARRMGKTRIIAETGAGQHGVATATVCAKFGLKCVVYMGAHDVQRQAPNVFRMKLLGAEVVPVTSGRGTLKDAMNDALRDWVTNVRDTFYCIGTVAGPHPYPAMVRDFQSIIGKETRDQMMEAEGRLPDTIIAAIGGGSNAMGLFYPFLDDKEVAIIGVEAGGKGVNEKMEHCASLTGGRPGVLHGNRTYLLQDEDGQILEGHSISAGLDYPGIGPEHAWLHDIGRAQYVSITDTEALEAFQLSCETEGIIPALEPSHALAHVAKIAPDLPRDHLIVMNMCGRGDKDIFTVARALGWDMTGA from the coding sequence ATGCCCGAAGATATCCTGAACAGCTTCATGACCGGTCCGGACGAAAAGGGCCGGTTCGGCGATTTCGGCGGGCGTTTCGTCTCCGAAACCCTGATGCCGCTCATCCTCGAGCTCGAGGCGCAATACGAACATGCCAAGACCGACCAGAGCTTCTGGGACGAGATGGATTATCTCTGGAAGCATTATGTCGGCCGCCCCAGCCCGCTCTATTTCGCCGAGCGTCTGACCGAGCGTCTGGGCGGGGCCAAGATCTACTTCAAGCGCGACGAGCTGAACCACACCGGCGCGCACAAGATCAACAACGTGCTGGGCCAGATCATCCTTGCCCGCCGCATGGGCAAGACGCGCATCATCGCCGAAACGGGGGCTGGCCAGCACGGGGTCGCGACCGCCACGGTCTGCGCCAAGTTCGGGCTGAAATGCGTGGTCTACATGGGCGCGCATGACGTGCAGCGCCAGGCGCCCAACGTGTTCCGGATGAAGCTTCTGGGGGCCGAGGTCGTTCCCGTCACCTCCGGGCGCGGCACGCTCAAGGATGCGATGAACGACGCGCTGCGCGATTGGGTCACTAATGTGCGCGACACCTTCTATTGCATCGGGACGGTGGCGGGCCCGCATCCCTATCCGGCGATGGTGCGCGATTTCCAGTCGATTATCGGCAAGGAAACCCGTGACCAGATGATGGAGGCCGAAGGCCGCCTGCCCGATACGATCATCGCGGCCATCGGCGGCGGGTCGAATGCGATGGGCCTGTTCTACCCCTTCCTCGACGACAAGGAGGTCGCGATCATCGGCGTCGAAGCCGGTGGCAAGGGCGTGAACGAAAAGATGGAGCATTGCGCCAGCCTGACCGGCGGTCGGCCCGGCGTGCTGCATGGCAACCGCACCTACCTGTTGCAGGACGAGGATGGTCAGATCCTCGAGGGGCATTCGATTTCGGCCGGTCTCGACTATCCCGGCATCGGCCCGGAACATGCGTGGCTGCATGATATCGGCCGGGCGCAATATGTCTCGATCACGGATACCGAGGCGCTGGAGGCGTTCCAGCTGTCCTGCGAGACCGAGGGAATCATCCCCGCGCTGGAGCCGAGCCACGCATTGGCCCATGTCGCCAAGATCGCGCCCGACCTGCCGCGCGACCACCTGATCGTGATGAACATGTGCGGCCGGGGCGACAAGGACATCTTTACCGTCGCCCGTGCGCTGGGTTGGGACATGACGGGGGCCTGA
- a CDS encoding PepSY domain-containing protein, which yields MMKRLFLTTSAAGLVLGGAAWAQSQNVVDVDALVTEYQTRGATYVEVYQGPTQIKVEATQGNQTLEVVYDAATGAILYTELDPADAEDMRRSGVEFNREDRDFTLDDDEDDDDDSYDDDDDGYDDDDDDDDDDSDDRGGDDDDGDDDSGSDDDGDDD from the coding sequence ATGATGAAACGCCTTTTCCTGACCACGAGCGCCGCCGGCCTCGTCCTCGGCGGTGCCGCATGGGCCCAAAGCCAGAACGTCGTCGACGTTGACGCTCTCGTGACCGAATACCAGACCCGGGGGGCCACCTACGTCGAGGTCTACCAAGGCCCGACGCAGATCAAGGTGGAAGCCACGCAGGGCAACCAGACGCTCGAAGTCGTCTACGATGCCGCCACGGGCGCGATCCTGTATACCGAGCTTGACCCTGCGGATGCCGAGGACATGCGGCGCTCGGGCGTCGAATTCAACCGCGAGGATCGCGACTTCACGCTCGATGACGATGAAGACGATGATGACGATAGCTACGACGATGATGACGATGGCTACGATGACGACGATGATGATGATGATGACGATTCCGATGATCGGGGCGGCGACGACGATGACGGCGACGACGACAGCGGCAGCGATGATGACGGTGACGACGACTGA
- a CDS encoding helix-turn-helix transcriptional regulator, translating into MLNRPGLFGALLVLQVVCAVFFVSDILLSLLRIPVDPVPWRYRELMEVGAAIGLVLGITVAALMLRASRQRTRAAERALRAASGAFMDLVEERFEEWGLTPAERDVALFALKGLSIAEIASLRQTSEGTVKAQTNAIYRKAGVSGRPQLLSLFVEDLMGQAVPVAAA; encoded by the coding sequence ATGCTGAACCGTCCCGGACTTTTCGGGGCGCTCCTGGTGCTGCAGGTGGTCTGCGCGGTCTTTTTCGTGTCGGACATCCTGTTGTCGTTGCTGCGCATCCCGGTCGATCCGGTGCCTTGGCGCTACCGCGAGCTGATGGAGGTCGGGGCCGCCATCGGTCTTGTCCTGGGGATCACGGTGGCGGCGCTGATGCTGCGCGCATCCCGTCAGCGCACGCGCGCGGCGGAACGGGCGTTGCGCGCGGCCTCGGGGGCTTTCATGGATCTTGTGGAAGAGCGTTTCGAGGAATGGGGCCTGACGCCCGCCGAACGCGATGTGGCGCTGTTCGCACTCAAGGGGTTGTCGATCGCCGAGATCGCCAGCCTGCGCCAGACCAGCGAAGGCACGGTCAAGGCGCAGACCAATGCCATCTACAGAAAGGCCGGTGTCAGCGGCCGCCCCCAGTTGTTGAGCCTGTTCGTCGAGGATCTGATGGGCCAGGCAGTCCCGGTGGCTGCGGCCTGA
- a CDS encoding DUF2237 family protein gives MPIRMDASVNVLGGPLQACSRDPMTGFFRNGACDTCAEDRGSHTVCAVMTAEFLAFSKYVGNDLSTPRPEYGFPGLKPGDHWCLCAGRFLQAHEDGAAPQVRLGATHARALDIVPLEVLRDHALDLTE, from the coding sequence ATGCCGATCAGGATGGACGCTTCCGTGAACGTGTTGGGCGGGCCCTTGCAGGCCTGTTCCCGCGACCCGATGACAGGCTTTTTCCGCAACGGGGCTTGCGACACCTGCGCCGAGGATCGGGGCAGCCACACGGTCTGCGCGGTGATGACGGCGGAATTCCTCGCCTTCTCGAAATATGTCGGCAACGACCTGTCGACGCCGCGACCGGAATACGGTTTTCCCGGCCTGAAACCGGGCGATCACTGGTGCCTGTGCGCGGGCCGGTTCCTGCAGGCCCACGAGGATGGCGCGGCCCCGCAGGTCAGGCTCGGCGCGACCCATGCCCGCGCGCTCGACATCGTGCCGCTGGAGGTTCTGCGCGACCACGCACTCGACCTGACGGAATGA
- a CDS encoding serine hydrolase produces the protein MRRIFRTTLRALVVLAVLALAAGLWKREEIARLMAVNTLFEADRIVANFSTMNRAFLNVPVPRGDGPVSPLPQGPVADLPPEVEAWITDRSVTALIVLKDGEIRHESYHLGTGADDRRISWSVAKSYLSALLGTLVADGTIPDLDAPVTRYAPGLIGSAYDGASIRNVLQMASGVDFDEDYLDYESDINRMGREIALGGTLDGFTAGLTARARDPGSAWQYVSMDTHVIGMVIRGATGRGIPSLLSERIIAPLGLEAEPYYLTDGEGVAFVLGGLNMTTRDYARFAQMIAQDGVWQGNRILPEGWVAESTAPSAPTEPGAIGYGYQWWVPVGAGPGQFMARGIYGQYLYIDQPRGVVIATHGADRGFREDGVDDANIAMFRLIAESL, from the coding sequence ATGCGCCGGATTTTCAGGACAACCTTGCGGGCACTGGTGGTTCTGGCCGTTCTCGCCTTGGCCGCAGGCCTTTGGAAGCGCGAGGAGATCGCCCGCCTCATGGCCGTGAACACCCTGTTCGAGGCCGACAGGATCGTCGCCAATTTCAGCACCATGAACCGCGCCTTTCTCAACGTGCCGGTGCCGCGCGGCGATGGGCCGGTCAGCCCCCTGCCCCAAGGGCCCGTCGCCGACCTGCCACCCGAGGTGGAGGCCTGGATCACCGACCGGTCGGTCACGGCGTTGATCGTGCTCAAGGACGGGGAAATCCGTCACGAAAGCTACCATCTCGGAACAGGGGCCGACGATCGCCGGATCTCGTGGTCGGTGGCGAAAAGCTATCTCTCGGCGCTTCTGGGGACGCTCGTGGCCGATGGCACCATCCCCGATCTGGACGCGCCCGTGACGCGCTATGCGCCGGGGCTGATCGGCTCGGCCTATGACGGGGCCAGCATCCGCAACGTGCTGCAGATGGCCTCGGGCGTGGACTTCGACGAGGATTACCTGGATTACGAGTCCGACATCAACCGCATGGGCCGCGAGATCGCGCTTGGCGGCACGCTCGACGGCTTCACCGCCGGGCTGACGGCACGGGCGCGTGATCCCGGCAGCGCCTGGCAATACGTGTCGATGGATACCCATGTGATCGGCATGGTGATCCGGGGCGCGACGGGCCGGGGTATCCCGTCGCTCCTGTCCGAACGCATCATCGCGCCCCTGGGGCTGGAGGCGGAGCCCTATTACCTGACCGACGGCGAGGGCGTGGCCTTTGTCCTTGGCGGGCTGAACATGACCACCCGTGATTACGCCCGCTTTGCCCAGATGATCGCGCAAGACGGTGTCTGGCAGGGCAACCGCATCCTGCCCGAGGGTTGGGTCGCGGAATCGACCGCACCTTCGGCCCCGACCGAACCGGGGGCCATTGGCTACGGCTACCAATGGTGGGTGCCGGTCGGTGCGGGCCCGGGCCAGTTCATGGCGCGCGGCATCTATGGCCAGTATCTCTACATCGACCAGCCGCGCGGCGTGGTGATCGCGACGCATGGCGCGGACCGTGGCTTTCGCGAAGATGGCGTGGATGACGCCAACATCGCCATGTTCCGCCTGATCGCCGAAAGCCTGTGA
- the pth gene encoding aminoacyl-tRNA hydrolase: protein MQLWVGLGNPGAKYAGNRHNIGWMALDRIASDHGFGPWRGKFQGSLSEGSLGGQKVLLLKPETFMNLSGQSVGEAVRFYKLTAADVTVFHDELDLAPGKCRVKTGGGHAGHNGLRSLHQHLGDAYHRVRLGIGHPGHKDRVASYVLSDFAKAEQDWLDDLLRGLSDGAADLARGDSARFLNAVALRTAPPRSSTSKTKAEEAPKSADKAPAPDDRSPMQRLLDKFR from the coding sequence ATGCAGCTTTGGGTCGGATTGGGCAATCCCGGCGCGAAATACGCGGGAAACCGGCACAACATCGGCTGGATGGCGCTGGACCGGATCGCATCCGACCACGGTTTCGGCCCCTGGCGCGGAAAATTCCAGGGCAGCTTGTCCGAGGGCAGCCTCGGTGGGCAAAAGGTCCTGCTGCTCAAGCCCGAAACCTTCATGAACCTCTCCGGCCAATCGGTGGGCGAGGCGGTCCGCTTCTACAAGCTGACGGCGGCGGATGTGACGGTGTTCCACGACGAGCTCGACCTTGCGCCGGGCAAGTGCAGGGTCAAGACGGGCGGGGGACATGCGGGGCACAACGGCCTGCGGTCGCTCCACCAGCACCTGGGCGATGCCTATCACCGGGTCCGGCTGGGCATCGGTCATCCCGGTCACAAGGATCGGGTCGCATCCTATGTCCTGTCGGATTTCGCCAAGGCGGAACAGGATTGGCTCGATGACCTGCTGCGCGGCCTTTCGGACGGCGCGGCCGATCTGGCCAGGGGCGACAGCGCGCGGTTCCTGAATGCCGTGGCGCTGCGCACCGCGCCGCCGCGCTCCTCGACCAGCAAGACCAAGGCCGAAGAGGCGCCCAAAAGCGCCGATAAGGCACCCGCCCCCGATGACCGAAGCCCGATGCAGCGGCTTCTGGACAAGTTCCGCTAG
- a CDS encoding FkbM family methyltransferase, giving the protein MHEFTLNGISLGLPAGLATPEILGKLADGTYEADEARSAERCVREGMRVLELGAGIGYVTALCARRAGPENVLSVEANPALLPVIEDNLARNGLPGVTLIHGAVTGPVAPDAMADFAVSTGYTGSSLDGKGKAVKVPLVSVHDLIWAHKPHVVLMDVEGAEAEMFNRPWKCPLRFCVMELHPRKYHPRTIKKIVDFMSAMDLTYDPVTSRGKILGFRKVWGAGEDPDALMGDAPAGPEE; this is encoded by the coding sequence GTGCACGAGTTTACCCTGAACGGCATTTCCCTTGGCCTTCCTGCCGGGCTTGCCACGCCGGAAATCCTTGGAAAACTGGCCGATGGCACATACGAGGCCGACGAGGCGCGATCGGCCGAGCGCTGCGTGCGCGAGGGGATGCGCGTGCTCGAACTGGGGGCGGGGATCGGCTATGTCACGGCGCTTTGCGCGCGTCGGGCCGGGCCGGAAAACGTGCTGTCGGTCGAGGCGAACCCTGCGCTTTTGCCGGTGATCGAGGACAATCTGGCGCGCAATGGTCTGCCCGGGGTCACGCTGATCCACGGGGCTGTGACCGGGCCTGTCGCGCCGGATGCGATGGCCGATTTCGCGGTCTCGACGGGCTATACGGGGTCCAGTCTGGATGGAAAGGGGAAAGCGGTGAAGGTGCCGCTCGTGTCGGTCCATGATCTGATCTGGGCGCATAAACCCCATGTCGTCCTCATGGATGTCGAAGGGGCCGAGGCCGAGATGTTCAACCGGCCCTGGAAATGCCCGCTCCGGTTTTGCGTGATGGAATTGCACCCCAGGAAATACCACCCGCGCACCATCAAGAAGATCGTGGATTTCATGTCTGCCATGGATCTGACCTATGACCCCGTCACCTCGCGCGGGAAGATCCTCGGGTTCCGCAAGGTCTGGGGCGCGGGGGAAGATCCCGATGCGCTGATGGGCGATGCGCCGGCGGGACCGGAGGAGTGA